CGCCGCGCGCCGTCAGCATGATGATCGGGAGATCTTCGGTCTGCCGGATCTCGCTGCACACTTCCCAGCCATTCTTATGCGGCATCATGAGGTCGAGCACAATCAGGCTTGGAGACTGGCTGCGCCATAGCTCTAGCGCCTCCAAGCCGTCCTTGGCGGTGGTGACCAGATACCCTTCCCGTTCCAGATATCTGCGGCACACATCGGTAATATTCGGATCATCATCCGCGACCAGCACTCGTTCATTCATCCTAACCCACCCCATATCCGGAAAAATCCATTTGATTCCATCATATCACAGGGTGAGGGTATCGCTCATCCCGTCTTATTTCATGGCCTTGGCAGGCTTCATGTACATGGTCACTACCGTATCCGCCACATAAGTGCTTCCATCGTACAGGGCAGGGGCCATGCTCAGATTAACCGTCTTACCGTCGACCATCATTTTTTTCGACCCGATCATTACCTTGATCATCTTACCCATCGGCTTCATGCCGTCGTCCATCATCTTGCCGTCATCCATCATCTTGCCGTCGTCCATCATCTTGCTGTCGTCCATCATCTTGCCGTCATCCATCATCTTGCCATCATCCATCATCTTGCCGTCATCCATCATCTTGCCGTCGTCCATCATCTTGCCGTCATCCATCATCTTGCCGTCGTCCATCATCTTGCCGTCGTCCATCATCTTGCTGTCGTCCATCATCTTGTCCATGTACATCAGCGATACGGAGCGGTCCTTGCTGTTCCATTCAATGCTGTAGCCGTACATCATGGCGGCCTGTCTTAGGTTCATTAGCTCCATGCCGTCTTTTTTCATCGTCTTGATGCCTGCCGCTGCGCCGGAGATGCCGGACACCGCCAGAGAAAGTACCAATACTGCCGCCATCATGAACCGTTTGCCTGCTTTGCTGTTACCCATGCTTATCACGCTCCATATCTTTTTAGTGGTTTACATGGAACAGCATAAGCGGAAGAGCTTACGATTCTCTAAGCGAAACCTTACGATTGTATTACGGCAGCGAAAAGAACGTATAACTTCTCCCTATAGCCAGATATCAGTTATAAGTGTTACGTCTCTGATCGTACTCCATGCTAGAATTTATACACAAAGACAGAACAGTGGAACTAGAGGAGGGCTAATCATGTGTGATAGATTTCAGATCGTAGGCAGCCTGCTGCGTCCGGCGGAGCTATTAGAATATAAGCAGCAAATCGAACACCGGGACGATATTCAGTATCCTTTTTACGAGGATTTCCAGGGCTATGAGCAGTGTGAGGCGAAGGCGATTCAGTCGGTAGTCGAGCAGGCGAGCGAGAATGGGCTGAGCATTCTGACGGATGGGGAGTACTCCAAGTCGATGTGGCATCTGGACTTTGTCTGGGGCTTCCAGGGCATTGAACGCTATATTGCGCCTCACGGGTATTTCTTCAGAGATATTGACGGCACCTCCAAATACGAGACGCGAAAAGACATCGGTCTGCGCATCACAGGTGAACTCGGCGGGAAGAATCACCACTTCCTTCAGGCGTACCGCCAGCTTCAGGCTCATGCCGGAGACCGGGAGACGAAGCTGTGCGTGCCTTCGCCGTCCCATATCTTCGGAGAGCTGTCCTGGTCGGATAACCTTGGCGGCGAGGGTGCAGTGTACCAGAACCGTGATGAGCTGAAGGCCGGTCTGGTGACGGCGTATAAGGATTTCGTAGGGGAATTCGCAGCCGCTGGCGGTAAGATTCTGCAATTCGACGACTGCCTCTGGGAGCTGTTCGCGGACGATAATCCGAATTCACCTTTTACCGGCGAGAAAATCAACCATGAAGAAGTACAGAGTCTCGCCACAGAGTTCATCGATATTAATAACACCATTATTGATTACGGACATAGCCTGGGGCTGAAAATGTGGACCCATAACTGCCGCGGCAATTATGATTCCCGGAATATGGGCGGCGGCTCTTATGTGAAGATTGCCAACCTGTTCCTGAAGCAGCTGAAGTACGACCGCTTCTTCCTGGAGTGGGATGACGAACGCGCTGGCTCGCTGGAGGCACTTGCTGTGTTCAAGGATAGACCGGAGACGGAAATTGTACTTGGCTTGCTGTCTTCCAAAACCAGTACGCTGGACGATGAGACCCGTGTCCTCCGCATGCTGGATGAGGCGTCCACGATCATTCCGAAGGAGAGATTACTGCTCTCCCACCAATGCGGCTTCGCCTCCTGTGACGGAGGGAATGAGCTGACGGAAGCGGAGCAATGGGCGAAGATTAGACAGGGGCAAAAGATTGCCCAGCAATATTGGGCTTAACTTCATTAATAGGTAGCAACTGTTCTTAAAAGCAAGCCCGCATCTGGCAACAGGATGCGGGCTTGCTGCTGTTTAGGGAATTGAGTAGTCTTTGAATCATTTGAATGAGGAGCAGAGGGAATGTATATGAAAAACCGAATACACTGGGTGCTGCCGCGATAAAGCATCGCCCCATGCTCCACAGCCAGTAACATTTATAGAGAAATCCTGCAGGAAATGCAACAATTCTGCCCCATAGAAGCGGTTTATGCTGAAATCCTGCAAGAAATGCAACAAATCCAGCGCTAACTTGCTCTAAACTCCGAAATTTGTGCAAATAATGCAACATTGTACTTCAGTCAGTATTAGGGTATAGAGGAATCCTGCAAGAAGTGCAACAATTCTTTATACAAGCGGCTGGAAACATACGCTAATAGCAACCCATGTCGCATTTATCCGGCTGCAATGTCGCAAAAGTACATGGAAACAGAGGTGGCAGATCGGCTATACTCGCTGTAACAATTATGATAATGAAAATCATTATCATATAATACATAACAGGGGGAGTCAGCGTGAACAGAGCAACACAGAAACAAGAGGCCGGCAGGAAGAAATTCGCCGCTGGGCAATCAGGATTATTCATGGTATGGATGCTGGCGCTGGTACTGGTACTGACAGCTTGTGGATCTGGAGGGGGAGCTAATGCAGGTACAGCCGCACAGCCCTCTGCGTCAGTGGAGCCGTCTCCATCGCCTGAAGTACAGGCGCAGGCATCACCGGAGGCACAGGCTACAGCAGCCTACCCGGTTACCTTCACACATATCAAGGGTGAATATACGCTGAGCGAGAAGCCGAAGGTGATCGCTGTGCTTGATGTGAAATTCGCCGATCAGCTGATCGCGCTTGGAGAGAAGCCGGCAGGCAGCGTAGTTGCTGGAACAAAGGACGAGTTCCCGGAATATTTGAGTGTTCAAATGGACGGGGTGAAGGTCCTGGGTACACGCGATGAGCC
This genomic interval from Paenibacillus sp. FSL H8-0332 contains the following:
- a CDS encoding stalk domain-containing protein — protein: MGNSKAGKRFMMAAVLVLSLAVSGISGAAAGIKTMKKDGMELMNLRQAAMMYGYSIEWNSKDRSVSLMYMDKMMDDSKMMDDGKMMDDGKMMDDGKMMDDGKMMDDGKMMDDGKMMDDGKMMDDSKMMDDGKMMDDGKMMDDGMKPMGKMIKVMIGSKKMMVDGKTVNLSMAPALYDGSTYVADTVVTMYMKPAKAMK
- a CDS encoding 5-methyltetrahydropteroyltriglutamate--homocysteine methyltransferase — protein: MCDRFQIVGSLLRPAELLEYKQQIEHRDDIQYPFYEDFQGYEQCEAKAIQSVVEQASENGLSILTDGEYSKSMWHLDFVWGFQGIERYIAPHGYFFRDIDGTSKYETRKDIGLRITGELGGKNHHFLQAYRQLQAHAGDRETKLCVPSPSHIFGELSWSDNLGGEGAVYQNRDELKAGLVTAYKDFVGEFAAAGGKILQFDDCLWELFADDNPNSPFTGEKINHEEVQSLATEFIDINNTIIDYGHSLGLKMWTHNCRGNYDSRNMGGGSYVKIANLFLKQLKYDRFFLEWDDERAGSLEALAVFKDRPETEIVLGLLSSKTSTLDDETRVLRMLDEASTIIPKERLLLSHQCGFASCDGGNELTEAEQWAKIRQGQKIAQQYWA